The following coding sequences lie in one Polynucleobacter asymbioticus genomic window:
- a CDS encoding Rne/Rng family ribonuclease, which yields MKRMLFNATQQEELRVAIVDGQKLIDIDIEAAGREQRKGNIYKGVITRIEPSLEACFVNYGEERHGFLPFKEVARTYFKEGIDVRNASIKDALREGQEIIVQVEKEERGQKGAALTSFVSLAGRYLVLMPNNPRGGGVSRRIEGEDRQELREAMSQLQVPDGMSIIARTAGIGRDATELQWDLSYLMQLWTAIDEAAKGNSAPLLIYLESSLVIRAIRDYFQPDIGEILIDTDDIYEQAAAFMSVVMPDNLPRVKRYQDDVPLFSRFQIEHQIETAYSRTVPLPSGGAIVIDHTEALVSVDVNSARATRGSDIEETATRTNLEAADEIARQARLRDLGGLIVIDFIDMESSKAQKDVENRLRDALRHDRARVQMGKISKFGLMEMSRQRLRPALSEGSHVTCPRCNGTGHIRDTESSALQVLRIIQEEAMKENTAAIHTQVPVEVAAFLLNEKRAEVIKIESRFKVNVLMVPNKHLETPHYKLERLRHDDPRLDDQKASYVMAEEAARELETDTAVSRKDADVKARPEAAVKGITPNAPAPVSQPRPARAEKAATETASSGGFFGFIKSLFSSAPAPEAKPAPSAPRGRNQNNRNGNNRNRGRRGDRNDRGERPAEGAAASEGTNTPREAGSGRGRQDGRNRNGNRNQNNQNPKPENQAAVTPATEAAPGTDAAPSVDGEERRGRGRNRRGRGRGQRGERSESTGDAAIASVVAVATSFSGPPAGMGGASASMPIQNIAQSFGNTVASAASNEVKERAPRAPREPREQRAPRQSNRPDNASAAPAPQAVAVAAPAPAIEVIAKPMPELPKVAFQALEETPLHSVVQSAGMVWVATDSSKHQEAQSQIKAEPEVLPMGRTPKAPVSLQNGPMVLVETGGQEKTV from the coding sequence ATGAAACGCATGTTATTTAATGCAACTCAACAAGAAGAGTTGCGAGTTGCCATCGTCGATGGTCAAAAACTCATCGATATCGATATCGAAGCTGCCGGTCGTGAACAACGTAAAGGCAATATTTATAAAGGTGTTATTACCCGCATTGAGCCTTCGCTCGAAGCTTGCTTTGTAAATTACGGCGAAGAACGCCATGGCTTCTTGCCATTTAAAGAAGTTGCCCGCACCTACTTTAAAGAGGGTATTGATGTCCGTAATGCCTCTATTAAAGATGCTTTACGCGAAGGCCAAGAAATCATTGTCCAGGTAGAAAAAGAAGAGCGTGGCCAAAAAGGCGCTGCCCTCACCTCTTTTGTCTCCCTAGCAGGTCGCTATTTGGTATTAATGCCAAATAACCCACGTGGAGGCGGCGTTTCTCGTCGCATTGAAGGCGAAGACCGTCAAGAACTCCGCGAAGCAATGTCCCAATTGCAAGTACCAGATGGCATGAGCATCATTGCTCGTACAGCCGGTATTGGCCGTGACGCTACTGAATTGCAGTGGGATTTAAGCTACCTCATGCAATTGTGGACAGCGATTGATGAAGCCGCTAAAGGCAACTCAGCACCATTATTGATTTACCTCGAGTCCAGCTTAGTGATTCGCGCAATCCGCGATTACTTCCAACCAGATATCGGTGAGATCCTCATCGATACGGACGATATCTACGAGCAAGCTGCGGCATTTATGTCAGTAGTGATGCCAGATAACTTGCCACGCGTGAAGCGTTACCAGGACGATGTTCCATTGTTCTCTCGCTTCCAAATCGAGCACCAAATTGAAACTGCGTACTCACGTACCGTGCCATTGCCTTCTGGTGGTGCGATTGTGATTGACCATACCGAAGCTTTGGTTTCAGTGGACGTCAACTCTGCACGCGCAACCCGCGGCTCTGATATTGAAGAGACTGCAACTCGCACCAACTTAGAAGCCGCCGACGAAATTGCCCGTCAAGCACGTTTACGTGACTTGGGTGGTTTGATCGTCATCGACTTCATTGATATGGAATCGAGCAAGGCTCAGAAGGATGTTGAGAATCGCTTACGCGATGCTTTGCGTCATGACCGTGCTCGTGTTCAGATGGGCAAGATCTCCAAATTTGGTTTGATGGAGATGTCGCGCCAACGTTTACGCCCTGCTCTCTCCGAAGGTAGTCACGTAACCTGCCCACGTTGTAACGGAACTGGCCATATCCGCGATACCGAATCATCTGCATTGCAAGTCTTGCGCATTATTCAAGAAGAGGCAATGAAAGAAAATACTGCCGCTATTCATACACAAGTTCCAGTTGAAGTAGCTGCGTTCTTGCTCAATGAGAAGCGCGCTGAAGTCATCAAGATTGAGTCACGCTTTAAAGTCAATGTCTTGATGGTTCCTAATAAGCATTTAGAAACTCCGCATTACAAGCTTGAGCGTTTACGTCATGACGACCCCCGTCTTGATGACCAAAAAGCCAGCTATGTGATGGCTGAAGAAGCTGCCCGTGAACTTGAAACCGATACCGCAGTAAGCCGTAAGGATGCAGATGTAAAAGCTCGTCCTGAAGCCGCTGTAAAAGGTATTACGCCTAATGCACCAGCGCCGGTAAGTCAGCCACGCCCTGCGCGTGCTGAAAAGGCTGCTACTGAGACTGCAAGCTCTGGTGGATTCTTCGGTTTTATTAAGAGCCTATTCTCTTCAGCGCCTGCGCCAGAAGCAAAGCCTGCTCCTAGTGCACCACGTGGTCGCAATCAAAATAACCGTAACGGTAATAACCGTAACCGCGGTCGTCGTGGTGATCGTAATGATCGTGGTGAGCGTCCAGCCGAAGGAGCAGCAGCTTCTGAAGGTACAAACACGCCACGCGAAGCAGGCTCAGGTAGAGGTCGTCAAGACGGCCGTAACCGTAACGGCAATCGCAACCAAAACAATCAAAATCCAAAGCCAGAAAATCAAGCTGCGGTAACTCCAGCAACCGAGGCCGCTCCTGGTACGGATGCAGCTCCTAGCGTTGATGGTGAAGAGCGTCGTGGTCGTGGTCGCAACCGTCGTGGTCGTGGTCGCGGTCAACGTGGTGAACGTAGCGAGTCCACTGGTGATGCAGCAATTGCATCTGTTGTTGCAGTAGCGACTTCATTCTCAGGTCCTCCAGCAGGAATGGGTGGAGCCTCTGCCTCCATGCCGATTCAAAACATTGCTCAAAGCTTTGGAAATACAGTTGCATCGGCAGCTTCTAATGAAGTGAAAGAGCGTGCACCGCGTGCGCCTAGAGAGCCAAGAGAGCAACGCGCGCCGCGCCAAAGCAATCGCCCTGATAACGCTTCAGCAGCACCTGCCCCACAAGCAGTAGCAGTAGCTGCACCAGCACCAGCAATTGAGGTCATTGCAAAACCAATGCCTGAACTCCCAAAGGTTGCCTTCCAGGCACTTGAAGAGACTCCATTGCATAGCGTAGTTCAGTCTGCTGGCATGGTTTGGGTTGCAACAGACTCTAGCAAGCATCAGGAAGCGCAATCACAGATCAAGGCAGAGCCAGAAGTTTTGCCGATGGGTAGAACGCCAAAGGCGCCTGTGAGCCTGCAAAATGGTCCAATGGTTTTGGTAGAAACCGGCGGCCAAGAAAAAACGGTTTAA
- the moaA gene encoding GTP 3',8-cyclase MoaA, with product MVEKVIPIRLDEGKGLTPSIPGQLLPANTSTKDTRGRPLRDLRISVTDRCNFRCTYCMPKEIFDKDYPYLSHNELLSFEEITRLTTIFASLGVEKIRLTGGEPLLRKNLEVLIEMLAKIRTTADQPLDLTLTTNGSILRKKAAALKAAGLHRLTISLDGLNDDIFKKMNDVDFPVTDVLDGIAAAQEVGFTNLKVNMVVKKGTNDQEIIGMAKHFKGSGVTLRFIEFMDVGSSNGWDMSQVLPSQEVANRINAIFPIEPIEANYPGEVAQRWRYVDGSGEIGFISSVTQTFCHECTRARISTDGQLYLCLFANEGFDFKTLLRSDRSDLEIANAIMSTWSGRNDHYSEIRGSNTAGSTSGRKVEMSYIGG from the coding sequence ATGGTTGAAAAAGTAATCCCGATACGTTTAGATGAAGGCAAAGGCCTAACGCCGTCCATTCCAGGACAGCTCTTGCCTGCGAACACCTCAACCAAAGATACTCGTGGACGCCCTTTACGTGATTTACGCATCTCCGTCACAGATCGCTGTAATTTCCGCTGCACTTATTGCATGCCCAAAGAAATCTTCGATAAAGATTATCCCTATCTTTCTCATAATGAATTACTGAGCTTTGAAGAGATCACTCGCCTCACGACGATCTTTGCTTCATTGGGTGTAGAAAAAATTCGACTCACTGGTGGCGAACCTTTGCTGCGTAAAAATCTCGAGGTGTTGATTGAGATGTTAGCCAAGATTCGTACCACGGCAGATCAGCCTCTTGATCTCACACTCACTACGAACGGCAGTATTTTGCGCAAGAAGGCGGCTGCATTAAAAGCAGCTGGCTTGCATCGCCTCACTATTAGTCTTGATGGTCTGAATGATGACATCTTCAAAAAAATGAATGATGTTGACTTCCCGGTCACAGACGTGCTGGATGGAATTGCTGCAGCTCAAGAAGTTGGCTTTACCAACCTCAAAGTCAATATGGTTGTTAAGAAAGGTACAAACGACCAAGAGATTATTGGCATGGCTAAGCACTTCAAGGGAAGTGGCGTAACACTGCGCTTTATTGAATTTATGGATGTAGGCAGCTCTAACGGCTGGGATATGTCTCAAGTACTTCCATCTCAGGAAGTTGCCAACCGGATTAACGCCATCTTTCCGATAGAGCCTATTGAGGCCAACTATCCTGGTGAAGTTGCGCAGCGCTGGCGCTATGTTGATGGCTCCGGTGAAATTGGCTTCATCTCTAGCGTCACACAAACTTTCTGTCACGAGTGCACACGTGCTCGCATCTCGACAGATGGTCAGCTTTATCTTTGCCTATTTGCAAATGAGGGTTTTGACTTCAAAACTCTCTTGCGTTCTGATAGAAGTGATTTAGAAATTGCCAACGCCATTATGTCAACCTGGTCTGGACGCAATGATCACTATTCGGAGATTCGCGGATCCAATACTGCTGGATCGACTTCCGGTCGTAAAGTAGAAATGTCTTACATCGGCGGCTAA
- the mobA gene encoding molybdenum cofactor guanylyltransferase MobA, producing the protein MITSEQITGLILAGGRAQRMGGIDKGLIPFHGKALIESAISRLKPQVSTILINANRSITKYSHYGYPVLMDETPDFSGPLAGFSVGLKHCKTPYLLTSPCDSPLLPIDLAIRMATQLEDHDLELVFASSKEDDGKIWSQPVFCLMKSGLKNSLDAFLSKGDLKIDRWFKELRSGTVVFENPQAFANVNTPEELAALEKVSS; encoded by the coding sequence ATGATTACCTCAGAGCAAATTACGGGTTTAATTTTGGCGGGTGGCCGCGCCCAAAGAATGGGCGGTATTGATAAAGGCTTGATTCCCTTTCATGGCAAAGCGCTGATTGAATCCGCCATCAGTCGACTTAAGCCTCAAGTCAGCACTATTCTGATTAATGCGAACCGCAGCATTACAAAGTATTCACACTATGGCTACCCAGTACTCATGGATGAAACACCTGACTTCTCTGGCCCATTAGCTGGATTCTCAGTCGGTCTGAAACATTGCAAAACCCCTTACTTGCTGACATCGCCTTGCGACTCCCCTTTATTGCCAATTGATCTTGCTATCAGGATGGCAACTCAACTTGAGGACCATGATTTAGAACTCGTTTTTGCCTCATCTAAAGAAGATGATGGAAAGATTTGGTCACAGCCGGTTTTCTGTTTGATGAAAAGTGGCTTGAAAAATTCCTTGGATGCTTTTTTAAGCAAAGGGGATCTAAAGATTGATCGCTGGTTTAAAGAATTACGATCTGGCACGGTAGTTTTTGAAAACCCACAAGCATTTGCGAATGTGAATACACCAGAAGAATTGGCTGCCCTAGAAAAAGTATCGTCATGA
- the moeA gene encoding molybdopterin molybdotransferase MoeA: MTDSIKHSPNSPILLTASLHVDEARKAIANLVDEMLQESRKLNHASDIESVTLDQAINRILAEDLLSPIDVPAADNSAMDGFAFHGDCLGNSETLVTLKIVGTAYAGKPYEGAIGTGECLKIMTGAVMPHDCDTVIPQEFTESANESLVSFKQNQLKHGENRRLRGEDLQSGKAAITAGRLLRPSDLGLAASLGIAKLKVHRKLKVAILSSGDELRPLGESLNAGSIYDSNRYSLTGLLNRLNMEIMDCGIVRDDPASLKAAFLEAATKADVLISSGGVSVGEADFTKQIMQELGDVGFWKIAMRPGRPMAFGMVKPVEGSQRKTLFFGLPGNPVAVMVTFYQFVRSALLQLSGASQTEPPMTQAIAEAPIRKKPGRTEFQRAIVGRGSDGKPTVKLTGSQGAGILRSMSEANCFVILPHDQGNVAAGDWVDVALFDGLL; encoded by the coding sequence ATGACAGACTCAATCAAGCACTCCCCAAATAGCCCTATTCTTTTGACTGCTTCACTTCATGTGGATGAAGCACGTAAGGCTATCGCCAATCTCGTCGATGAAATGCTTCAAGAGTCTCGCAAGCTAAATCATGCGAGCGATATTGAGTCGGTCACTTTAGACCAAGCGATCAACCGCATCTTGGCGGAAGATTTACTTTCCCCGATCGATGTCCCAGCCGCCGATAACTCCGCTATGGATGGCTTTGCCTTTCATGGTGATTGCTTGGGAAATAGTGAAACCCTAGTTACCCTGAAGATCGTTGGCACAGCCTATGCTGGCAAACCTTATGAGGGGGCTATTGGTACAGGTGAATGTCTCAAGATTATGACCGGCGCAGTTATGCCTCACGACTGCGATACCGTTATCCCGCAAGAATTCACCGAATCTGCAAATGAATCCCTTGTCAGCTTTAAACAAAACCAATTGAAGCATGGAGAGAACCGTCGACTACGTGGTGAAGATTTGCAAAGTGGCAAAGCCGCTATTACAGCTGGTCGTTTATTGCGACCATCTGATCTTGGTCTAGCTGCATCACTCGGTATCGCCAAGCTCAAAGTACATCGCAAACTCAAGGTTGCCATTCTTTCCTCTGGAGATGAGTTGCGCCCTCTTGGAGAGTCTCTTAATGCAGGTAGTATTTATGACAGCAATCGTTACAGTCTAACTGGCCTACTCAATCGCCTCAATATGGAAATCATGGATTGCGGAATTGTGCGCGATGATCCCGCCTCACTAAAAGCCGCATTCTTAGAGGCCGCCACCAAAGCAGATGTCCTCATTTCGTCGGGCGGAGTATCGGTTGGCGAAGCGGACTTTACCAAGCAAATCATGCAAGAGTTGGGCGATGTAGGCTTTTGGAAAATTGCTATGCGCCCGGGTCGCCCCATGGCCTTTGGCATGGTCAAGCCAGTCGAGGGATCTCAGCGGAAAACTCTCTTCTTTGGCCTACCTGGCAACCCAGTGGCTGTGATGGTGACTTTCTATCAATTTGTCCGCTCCGCTTTATTGCAACTCAGTGGCGCAAGCCAGACTGAGCCACCAATGACCCAGGCGATTGCCGAGGCTCCGATTCGGAAAAAGCCAGGTCGGACAGAGTTTCAGCGGGCCATTGTGGGGCGTGGTTCAGATGGAAAGCCAACAGTCAAACTGACCGGCAGCCAGGGCGCAGGAATTTTGCGATCGATGAGTGAGGCAAATTGCTTTGTCATTCTGCCGCACGACCAAGGCAATGTGGCCGCCGGAGACTGGGTTGATGTGGCGCTTTTCGACGGACTGCTTTAA
- a CDS encoding 2-hydroxyacid dehydrogenase, with protein sequence MNTPANNSTNTSKPKILVARAIFPEALAKLEQSYEVHSNQSDKIMSPEELKKALSEVEGALVAGSERIDAAALAGAKNLKVVANISVGYNNFDVPAISAAGVMATNTPDVLTDTTADFGFALLMATARRITESEHWVRSGQWDQWSIVNNPLGMDLHHSTVGIIGMGRIGQGIAKRALGFGMKVIYHNRSHLSEADEKACGATYVSKEELLRTADHVVLVLPYTAQNHHTIGAAEIAMMKPTATLINIARGGIVDDVALAQALQSRKIFAAGLDVFEGEPQVHPELLKCSNIVLAPHIASATEKTRRAMVDLAIDNLRAALDGKKPPSLINSEAFTN encoded by the coding sequence ATGAACACTCCAGCCAATAACTCTACAAATACCTCCAAGCCGAAGATCTTAGTTGCAAGAGCGATATTTCCTGAGGCACTAGCCAAATTAGAGCAGTCCTATGAGGTTCACTCTAACCAGTCCGACAAAATAATGAGCCCAGAAGAGCTTAAAAAAGCGCTTTCAGAGGTGGAGGGGGCTTTGGTTGCTGGTAGCGAGAGAATTGACGCGGCAGCCCTCGCTGGGGCGAAAAATCTGAAGGTGGTCGCCAATATTTCCGTTGGCTATAACAACTTTGATGTTCCGGCCATTAGTGCTGCTGGTGTCATGGCTACCAATACCCCTGATGTCCTTACGGATACAACCGCGGATTTTGGCTTTGCTTTATTGATGGCAACTGCCAGACGGATTACAGAGTCTGAGCATTGGGTGAGAAGTGGTCAGTGGGATCAATGGTCGATTGTGAACAATCCCCTTGGCATGGATTTACATCACAGCACTGTTGGCATTATTGGCATGGGACGTATTGGGCAGGGCATTGCAAAGCGCGCATTAGGCTTTGGTATGAAAGTGATTTATCACAACCGCAGCCATCTCTCTGAGGCAGATGAAAAAGCTTGTGGTGCCACTTACGTTTCCAAAGAAGAATTACTCCGCACTGCTGATCATGTGGTGTTAGTGCTGCCCTATACCGCACAAAATCATCACACGATTGGCGCAGCAGAAATCGCCATGATGAAACCGACTGCAACCCTGATTAACATTGCCCGCGGCGGTATTGTGGATGATGTGGCTTTAGCACAAGCATTGCAAAGCAGAAAGATATTTGCAGCTGGCTTGGATGTATTCGAGGGTGAGCCTCAAGTGCATCCAGAGTTACTCAAGTGCAGCAATATTGTGTTGGCTCCGCATATTGCCAGTGCTACAGAAAAAACACGGAGAGCGATGGTGGATCTTGCGATTGATAATTTGCGAGCAGCGCTAGATGGAAAGAAACCGCCAAGCTTAATTAATTCTGAAGCCTTTACGAATTAA
- the fdxA gene encoding ferredoxin FdxA produces the protein MTYVVTEACIRCKYTDCVDVCPVDCFREGPNFLVIDPDECIDCAVCVPECPVNAIYAEDDVPGDQQAFIKLNAELSPSWTSITKSKAALPEAEEWKDVKNKLDQLVK, from the coding sequence ATGACTTACGTTGTTACCGAAGCCTGCATCCGTTGCAAATACACCGATTGCGTTGACGTCTGCCCAGTCGATTGTTTTCGTGAAGGCCCTAACTTTTTAGTAATCGATCCAGATGAATGTATCGATTGCGCAGTGTGCGTACCTGAGTGCCCAGTGAATGCGATTTATGCGGAAGATGATGTTCCAGGAGATCAACAGGCATTCATCAAGTTGAACGCTGAGCTGTCTCCCTCATGGACATCGATCACGAAATCCAAAGCCGCCCTCCCGGAAGCGGAAGAGTGGAAAGATGTTAAAAATAAACTTGACCAACTGGTAAAGTAA
- a CDS encoding NAD(P)/FAD-dependent oxidoreductase: MHSPIETDAVIIGAGPVGLFQVFELGLLEIKAHVIDSLPEVGGQCIELYPDKPIYDIPAIPICTGRELVSNLLKQIEPFKPQFHLNQEVSTLEKQADDRFLIRTSQDQQFLSKAIFIAAGVGAFQPRTLNLDGIETFVDKQVFYRVRNPEQFAGKRMVICGGGDSALDWALHFADQAASVTLIHRRDEFKAAPQSVAKMRALCATGKMQLIIGQITGLESSNDKLTEIAVTNIDGEVQMLRLDALLLFYGLSPKLGPIADWGLDIDRKQIAVDTACFQTSTPGIYAVGDINIYPGKKKLILSGFHEAALAAFAAAAYLAPEKQIQLQYTTTSPKLHKALGVSPPTFE, translated from the coding sequence TTGCACTCCCCCATTGAAACCGATGCAGTCATTATTGGCGCCGGTCCGGTGGGGCTCTTCCAAGTCTTCGAACTTGGACTCCTAGAAATTAAAGCGCATGTCATTGACTCACTACCCGAAGTGGGAGGCCAATGCATTGAGCTCTATCCAGATAAACCGATCTATGACATTCCGGCGATTCCGATTTGTACTGGTCGTGAGCTGGTGAGCAATCTACTGAAACAAATTGAGCCATTCAAACCACAGTTTCACTTAAATCAAGAGGTCTCTACCCTTGAGAAACAAGCGGATGATCGCTTTTTGATTCGCACATCCCAAGATCAGCAATTTTTGAGCAAAGCTATTTTTATAGCTGCCGGTGTTGGTGCATTTCAACCCCGTACACTCAATCTCGATGGCATAGAAACTTTTGTGGATAAGCAAGTCTTCTATCGCGTCAGAAATCCTGAGCAATTTGCTGGCAAGCGAATGGTGATTTGTGGTGGCGGAGACTCCGCATTGGACTGGGCTTTGCATTTTGCCGATCAAGCAGCTAGCGTGACACTAATCCACCGCAGGGATGAATTCAAAGCGGCACCTCAATCGGTTGCCAAGATGCGCGCCCTTTGTGCCACCGGTAAGATGCAACTCATCATCGGACAAATTACCGGTCTTGAGTCTTCCAATGACAAGCTCACTGAAATTGCCGTCACCAATATTGATGGCGAAGTGCAGATGCTTAGATTAGATGCACTCTTACTCTTTTATGGACTCTCACCTAAATTGGGCCCTATAGCTGACTGGGGCTTAGATATCGATCGCAAACAAATTGCCGTCGATACCGCCTGCTTTCAGACCAGCACACCCGGTATTTATGCTGTTGGGGACATCAATATCTACCCAGGCAAGAAAAAACTGATTTTGTCAGGCTTTCATGAGGCAGCCTTAGCAGCCTTTGCTGCAGCTGCCTATTTGGCCCCTGAAAAGCAGATTCAACTGCAGTACACCACCACCTCTCCGAAGCTGCATAAAGCGCTTGGGGTAAGCCCGCCGACATTCGAGTAA
- a CDS encoding thymidylate synthase, protein MHQYHNLMKEVLEKGVQKSDRTGTGTISIFGHQMRFNLAEGFPMVTTKKLHLKSIILELLWFLKGSTDNNWLKERGVSIWNEWAAPDGDLGPIYGYQWRSWPAPNGEHIDQIAEVVETLKKNPDSRRIIVSAWNVADIPRMALAPCHAFFQFYVADGKLSCQLYQRSADIFLGVPFNIASYALLTHMMAQQCNLEVGDFVWTGGDCHLYSNHLEQVDLQLSRDFFPLPKLNILRKPDSIFDYEFEDFEIAGYESHPAIKAPVAV, encoded by the coding sequence ATGCATCAATATCACAATCTCATGAAGGAAGTCCTTGAAAAAGGCGTCCAGAAATCCGATAGAACCGGCACTGGCACTATCTCCATCTTTGGTCATCAGATGCGCTTTAATCTGGCCGAAGGCTTTCCGATGGTCACGACTAAAAAGTTGCATCTCAAGTCCATCATCCTGGAATTACTTTGGTTTCTCAAAGGTAGTACGGATAACAACTGGCTTAAAGAGCGCGGTGTTTCCATTTGGAATGAGTGGGCAGCTCCAGATGGTGACTTAGGTCCAATTTATGGTTACCAATGGCGTTCATGGCCAGCGCCTAATGGTGAGCACATTGACCAAATTGCTGAAGTTGTAGAGACCCTTAAAAAGAATCCGGATTCGCGTCGCATTATTGTTTCCGCCTGGAACGTGGCCGATATCCCTCGTATGGCTTTAGCACCTTGCCATGCTTTCTTTCAGTTTTACGTTGCCGATGGCAAGCTCTCTTGCCAGTTGTATCAACGTAGTGCGGATATTTTCCTGGGTGTGCCCTTCAATATTGCCAGCTATGCCCTACTGACCCACATGATGGCTCAGCAATGTAATTTAGAGGTGGGTGACTTTGTGTGGACTGGTGGCGATTGCCATCTCTACAGCAACCACTTAGAGCAAGTTGATCTTCAGCTATCCAGAGACTTTTTCCCCCTACCTAAGCTCAATATTTTGCGTAAGCCGGATTCTATCTTTGATTATGAATTCGAAGATTTTGAAATTGCTGGCTATGAATCTCATCCCGCCATTAAAGCTCCTGTAGCTGTTTAA
- a CDS encoding dihydrofolate reductase, producing MTTNQHPAISMIVARSRNHVIGRDNQMPWKISADLQFFKKVTMGHPVIMGRKTWESIGRPLPGRRNIVVSRNADLKLTGAEVVNSLDAALATLNEFPRVFVIGGEQLFTQAFPMADRLYITEIDIDVDGGDTFFTVPNESEWKEVERTPASEGEITFHFITLERK from the coding sequence ATGACTACAAATCAGCACCCCGCAATCTCCATGATTGTTGCCCGCTCACGCAATCATGTGATTGGCCGCGACAATCAAATGCCCTGGAAGATTTCTGCTGATTTGCAGTTCTTCAAAAAGGTAACGATGGGACACCCTGTCATCATGGGTCGTAAGACCTGGGAATCCATTGGTCGCCCGCTTCCAGGGCGTCGCAATATCGTTGTGAGTCGCAATGCCGATCTCAAGCTGACAGGTGCGGAGGTGGTTAACTCACTCGATGCAGCACTCGCGACCTTGAATGAATTCCCCCGCGTATTTGTGATTGGTGGAGAGCAACTCTTTACTCAAGCTTTCCCAATGGCAGATCGTCTTTACATTACTGAAATTGATATCGATGTTGACGGGGGCGATACTTTCTTTACCGTACCCAATGAATCTGAGTGGAAGGAAGTTGAGCGCACCCCAGCATCTGAGGGTGAGATTACTTTTCACTTCATTACACTCGAACGCAAGTAA
- a CDS encoding TRAP transporter substrate-binding protein: MQRRSFLKKATIGAGAAALAAPSIAQGLPTLNWRLVSSFPKSLDTLFGTPEVFANALRKATDGKFNVKVFAAGEVVPALQVLDAVQNGTVECGHTASYYYLGKNSAFIFDTAAPFGMTARQQSAWMLHGNGMKLMRELYASYNIVNFLGGQTGTQMGGWFRKEIKSPEDLKGLKFRIAGFAGQVLAKLGVVPQQLPAGEIYSALEKGTIDAAEFVGPYDDEKLGLAKVAKNYYYPAFWEGAAGLSFLVNKKQWDSLPPSYQAAWQAACFEAHTDMCAKYDALNPPALQRLVQGGAVLRKFNTSVMDACFKASQETYAEESAKNPQFKKIFEDYRAFRNMEAQWFNVAEQAFSQYSFAKKL, from the coding sequence ATGCAAAGACGTTCCTTTTTAAAGAAAGCTACTATCGGCGCAGGCGCTGCGGCATTAGCGGCACCATCTATTGCGCAGGGTTTGCCAACTCTTAATTGGCGTTTAGTCTCGAGCTTTCCTAAATCACTTGATACATTGTTTGGTACGCCAGAAGTATTTGCTAATGCATTGCGTAAAGCAACCGATGGTAAGTTCAATGTCAAAGTATTTGCCGCTGGTGAAGTGGTGCCAGCATTACAAGTGTTAGATGCAGTTCAAAACGGTACGGTGGAGTGTGGTCATACCGCCAGCTATTACTACTTAGGTAAGAACAGCGCATTTATTTTTGATACGGCTGCTCCTTTTGGCATGACAGCACGCCAGCAATCTGCTTGGATGTTGCATGGTAATGGCATGAAGCTGATGCGTGAGCTCTACGCCAGTTACAACATCGTGAACTTCTTAGGCGGACAAACTGGTACTCAGATGGGTGGCTGGTTCCGCAAAGAGATCAAGTCTCCAGAAGATCTTAAGGGTCTTAAATTCCGTATTGCTGGTTTTGCTGGACAGGTGCTTGCGAAGTTAGGTGTCGTGCCGCAACAGTTACCTGCTGGTGAAATTTATTCTGCATTAGAAAAAGGCACGATTGACGCTGCTGAATTTGTCGGCCCTTACGATGATGAGAAATTGGGTCTTGCTAAGGTCGCTAAAAACTATTACTACCCTGCATTCTGGGAGGGTGCGGCCGGACTTTCATTCTTGGTAAACAAGAAGCAGTGGGATTCATTGCCTCCGTCGTATCAAGCGGCATGGCAGGCAGCATGTTTTGAGGCCCACACAGATATGTGCGCTAAGTACGATGCTTTGAATCCACCAGCCTTGCAGCGCCTCGTACAAGGTGGTGCAGTTTTGCGTAAGTTCAATACCTCAGTAATGGACGCCTGCTTTAAGGCTAGCCAAGAAACCTATGCTGAAGAGTCTGCCAAGAATCCCCAGTTCAAGAAAATCTTCGAAGACTATCGAGCCTTTAGAAACATGGAAGCGCAGTGGTTCAATGTGGCTGAGCAAGCATTTTCTCAATATAGTTTTGCAAAGAAACTGTGA